GAGCATGGCAGGCGGCCCGGCGGCCACAATGGCGTCGAAGCCCGTCAAGTCTATAGTGCTGAGGGCGTCGACGACCGTCCCCTTGACGCCCCTGCTACCATCGTCAGTCGCAACCACGAGCTTAACGCCTTCGAGGCCATCCAGGTACATCTCTATGGGAGCTAGCTCGCTAACCGTACGCGCGCCATAGACTAGCGTGACCCGGGCACCGCTCCTACTAGCCCACCCGGCAAGGGGTACAAGCGAGGCTATGCCAGTACCGCCGCCCACGAGCAGCACGGCCCCTGCTTTTGGCTTAAAGCCCCGCCCCATGGGGCCTATGATGCCCGCCCTTGCCGGGGGCTGCTCTACTATCATGCGCGTGGTAGAGCCCCGCAGCCTCACAAGGAAGTCAATACGATCCTTTGACGAGTATATCGGTGCCAGCGGTATAGCCTCGGCACCCGGGACCCAGAACATGGCGAACTGTGTCGGCTCGAACTCGGGCAAGACGCATGTCTGCGGCCTGTAGGAGAGGAGTATGGCTCCCCTGCCACGCCATAGAACACGGTCCAGCCGAAGGCTGCAGTAGCTGTAGCCCCGCCTCTCTGTAGCGGGTGCCATGCTATCTCCTCTCTTCGCCTGCCTCCTCGAGCTGTTCTAGTACGTCCTCTTCATCGATTATGGTGCCGCAGTATGTGCACTGGAGCTGTAGCGGCCGCTCGGCTAGTATCCTAAAGCGTGGCCGTAGAGGCTCCCTGGGCTTACGCGTTATGCAGGTTGGGTTTGTGCAGGCTACTATTCCCTCGATCACGCTGGGTAGTTTGACCCGCTTCTTCTCTATAACCTGGTAGCCCTTCACGATATTTATGGTTGCCGATGGCGCTATCAGTGCTATCCGGTTGACCTCCTCGCTGCTGAGATGACGCCCCTCTACCTTCACTATGTCCTTGCGCCCGAGCCGGCGGCTCTCAACGTTCATTACTACGGCGACGCGTAGGCCCTCGCGCCCCGTTATCCCTAGTATCCTCAGTACAGCTAGCGCCCGGCCAGCAGGTATGTGGTCTATGACTGTTCCCTCTCTTATCCGGCGTACCAGTAGCCCCTCGGAGGGAGTCATTGCGCGGCTACACCTCTGCGCCCAGTATGAGCGATAACAGGGCCATGCGTACGGGGACGCCGTTCCGGGCCTGGAGGAAATACGCGGCGTAGCGGGACGAGTCCACATTGGCGGCTATCTCGTCCACCCTAGGCAGCGGGTGGAGAACACGCAGCTCTGGCTTAGCGCCCCTCTCCAGTAGCTCTCGTGTCACACGGTAGCTGCCGCGCACCTTCTCGTACTCCCTAGGGTCGGGGAACCGCTCCCGCTGTATACGCGTCACATACAGCACATCGAGCTCTCCTAGGACGTCGTCGAGCTTGCTGACCTCCTCGTAGTCTATGCCGGCCTCGTCGAGCCTGGCTCTTACCTCGGGCCTCGCGCGGAGGAGGGGCGGTGATATGAGGTAGAGCTTCCGTGGCTGGTACAGCGTGAGCGCGAGTATGAAGCTGGAAGCAGCCCGGCCGAAGCGGAGGTCGCCGAGCACCCCGTAGACGAGGCCGTCTATCGTACCAAAGAGCTCCTTCACGGTGTAGAGGTCGAGCATAGCCTGGGTCGGGTGGTGCTGCTTCCCATCGCCAGCGTTTATGACCGGCTTCTCAGCCACCTCAGCGGCGTAGAGCGCTGAGCCCTCGTACCGGTGCCGTATCACTATAGCGTCGGCGTAGCCGTCGAGCATCCGGATGGTG
The window above is part of the Pyrodictium abyssi genome. Proteins encoded here:
- the pyrI gene encoding aspartate carbamoyltransferase regulatory subunit, whose translation is MTPSEGLLVRRIREGTVIDHIPAGRALAVLRILGITGREGLRVAVVMNVESRRLGRKDIVKVEGRHLSSEEVNRIALIAPSATINIVKGYQVIEKKRVKLPSVIEGIVACTNPTCITRKPREPLRPRFRILAERPLQLQCTYCGTIIDEEDVLEQLEEAGEERR
- the pyrB gene encoding aspartate carbamoyltransferase yields the protein MPRGNWEGRDAISILDFTRDDLEELFDVAARMKEMLQRGRVPRLLEGRIVALAFFEPSTRTRLSFETAAKRLGAETIGFAGEEATSLAKGENLADTIRMLDGYADAIVIRHRYEGSALYAAEVAEKPVINAGDGKQHHPTQAMLDLYTVKELFGTIDGLVYGVLGDLRFGRAASSFILALTLYQPRKLYLISPPLLRARPEVRARLDEAGIDYEEVSKLDDVLGELDVLYVTRIQRERFPDPREYEKVRGSYRVTRELLERGAKPELRVLHPLPRVDEIAANVDSSRYAAYFLQARNGVPVRMALLSLILGAEV